The following coding sequences are from one Musa acuminata AAA Group cultivar baxijiao chromosome BXJ1-6, Cavendish_Baxijiao_AAA, whole genome shotgun sequence window:
- the LOC103986951 gene encoding GATA transcription factor 18 isoform X2: protein MSSNANPEGLGMYGHDDAAADASGGQGAIEGATGGEKMGVSLIPTSDQDHLAEAMDAAAPLMSVTSNQLTLLFQGEVYVFDSVSPEKVQAVLLLLGGCEVPTGAAGMTLSGQQDDRGYDDLLHRTNIPAKRIASLIRFREKRKERNFDKKIRYNVRKEVALRMQRRKGQFAGKAITQEGALASSSGDPLQSSIQEDPPRESKCQNCGISEKMTPAMRRGPAGPRSLCNACGLMWANKGTLRSPSRAKIGTPSTANPSEHV from the exons ATGTCGTCGAACGCGAACCCTGAGGGCCTCGGTATGTACGGCCACGACGACGCGGCCGCCGACGCCAGCGGCGGCCAAGGAGCCATAGAGGGCGCCACCGGTGGGGAGAAAATGGGCGTGTCCCTTATCCCGACGTCGGATCAGGATCATCTCGCGGAGGCTATGGATGCAGCCGCGCCGCTGATGAGTGTAACCTCGAACCAGCTCACGCTGTTGTTCCAGGGCGAAGTGTACGTCTTCGACTCTGTCTCGCCCGAGAAG GTGCAAGCTGTGCTCTTACTGCTGGGAGGATGTGAAGTACCTACTGGCGCAGCTGGCATGACATTATCTGGTCAGCAGGATGATAGG GGTTATGATGATTTACTTCATCGAACAAATATTCCTGCAAAAAGGATTGCTTCGTTGATAAGGTTTCGCGAGAAGCGTAAAGAAAGGAATTTTGATAAGAAAATCCGGTATAATGTCCGCAAAGAGGTTGCCCTCAG GATGCAGCGCCGAAAAGGGCAATTTGCAGGGAAGGCTATTACCCAGGAAGGAGCATTGGCCTCTTCAAGCGGTGATCCTCTTCAAAGCTCAATCCAAGAAGATCCTCCTAGGGAATCAAA ATGTCAAAATTGTGGAATTAGCGAAAAAATGACACCAGCAATGCGGCGTGGACCTGCTGGACCAAGGTCACTTTGCAATGCTTGCGGACTAATGTGGGCAAACAAG